A region of the Gambusia affinis linkage group LG11, SWU_Gaff_1.0, whole genome shotgun sequence genome:
acacaaacacataaagacTTCTCTCATTTCATCAAAAACTGTCACAAATTTAATTCAgtctaaaatatgtttcattcaAGATCAATGCCTTCTGCTGtgattttttaagaaatgtttaccTGAAGTGCATGATGGCAATGATGACCAGCAAGTTCAGAATCATTATGAGaaaagaaataagacaaacaataatagaaaagaaCATCTTATCAGAGGGGGGATAGTTTGTTTTACTGCAGGAGGTGTTGAGGAGCTCTGGGAAGCAGAGTTCAGCTCCTTCCATCTCTGATGACTTTCAGACCAAACTCCAGTTTATATAACCTGTTGAACTCTGTGGCACACCTTTAAGGTAATGGTCTCCAATCAAATGTTACCCCTGCTTTACTGTCTCCATGGTGACCTCATGACAACAACATATGGGCTCAGAAAAACCGTCTGCATTTATAAAGATACTCACTTCTGGTTGAGACACATTTGGAagtacaaaatatgtttttgcaatattttatttaactaaacagaaaaaacacaccaaGGGACATTTGATCatatctgtaaaaacatttcaagccttttatatatttatatatatatatatatatatatatatatatatatatatatatatatatatatatatatatatatatatatatgttgaaaatgttttaatgagcGACTGTGGCTGAAATGTGTGGTTGGAGTTGATGAAATGAAGTTAAAACAACAGGTTATCAAACCAAGGATGAAGTGAAGAGCAGTTCTTCTGACATCAAGACCAGAAGAACAGCCAGAAGACTGTTCAAATGTTCTAAGCATTTGTTCTAAACAATGTTTAGAactttgacaaatatttaatgtgCTTCATGTACAccacaaaatgcagaaattaatGGAAAGAGAGTTATTTAGTCAACCAAAGTTACTTCTTGGTATATATAAACTATGCATAAATTATCACATgcataaatgtaataatatatatatatatatatatatatatatatatatatatatatatatatatatatatatatatatatatatatatatatatatatgatgagATATCTGAGATATATAATCATTATAAACCACCTCTTTGTTTTGGCTTAGACATTTTTGGTCATGGTGTCCAATTTCTCTCTCTTGTTCTAAGAGCATAACTATGTGCTTTCTACAGTATGTGTTATAGAAAGACAGGGACTGGGGAGTGCTATGTGTAGcacgacccatgtttggagacCTTGAGTTCTCGACGCAGCAgttgtgggttcgattcccggacccgtcgACATTTATCGCATGtctttctccctttcctgtcagcctactttcatataagggacactagagcccacaaaagaccccctggaggggagggaaaaaagaaagacagggAATTGTTagacaaacacattttagaaaactatcgacattttttatgtttgatggTCATTTCttagaaacaagaagaaatttaaaaagcaacaataataataaaacaacaataataataattacaattgAGATACTTGTGTTAAATTTAGTTATAAATAATTGGGTTTAGACAGGCATTAAAGAAGGACAAACATATCACAAATGCAGCAGAAGAGGCATTGAGTATCTTGGCCTGAAGGTGTTACAGTTACACAGAAGTACGGTAAGAATCATAGTGtacctttaaaaacattattggAATTTTAGTTTCTAACCTTCACAAAAGCGTTTTGGCTGTTTTAATGTGAATCACTACATGCATAAAATATGGGTAACTTGAGAAAATATTGCTAACTAAGATAAACAGTGTaggttaatttattaaactcatGAAGAAACTGTGCAGTTTAAACTTTGCCTGATCTTATCTTTTCAGCTGTCACTATCTCTCTATGTCACATTGATATAGAGAGATCCTGCTGCCTCACATTGAGGCAGGAGAATCCCAAGTGTTGCAATGAGTTTTATTGATTTCCTGAACCAGGAGTAAAAAATGACATAGATAACAGGATTTAGGCAGGagttaaatcaggggtgtcaaactccagtcctcaagggccactgtcctgcagcttttagatgtgcctctgctgcaccacacctgaatagaataattagatcattagcaaggctctggagaactgatctacacaaggaggaaatgaaattaagccatttcaaTCCAGtcttttgtacctgtggcacatctaaaaactgcaggtcactggcccttgaggcctggagtttgacacctgtgagtTTGTCAAATATATGACAAAAGTTGCCGATAACACGTTGAGCAACTGGTCCTGGCTTGtgagagcaaaacaaatatACGGGTACATGCACAGAAGGAACATGACAACGACTACACCAAGCGTCCTGGCTGCTCTCATCTCAGATTCCATTCTGGTGAGGGGGCCCTGCAGCGCAGGGGCCGCAACCTGAGAACGTATCGCCCGAGCCTGAAACGCCGACACTGTGAATATTCTCACATACAAAACCACAATAACAgtgaaaggttaaaggtcaggttAAAGGTCATATCAACAAATCCCACAATGTAGTTGATGACAATGATGCATTCGCTGTAACAGGAGTTATACCTCCCCGGCTGCTGCAGGTCGTTCTTCAGAATCACACACCGAAAGATCACTGAGCCACACCAACACAGAACTTCACTAGTTTTTGTGTCATTCTAGTGGAGTATTGTAAAGGATAACAATTTAATTTAAGCTACCTATTTGCATACTGTATGCTGactgttggatgtaaaattcatgagcagtaatTATCAGTGCTAATTATCAGTTTTGGACCAAAAAAAGCAAGgcagttgcaagcctttaaaattgtgacacTTTTGATAAGTCAGATAGACTcagaaattgtaacagcagctgcacaGGGGGGgcccaatttaattttttgtaattgGGCCCAAGATTTCTGACGGCGCCCCTGTTCTGattaattacttttattcagaagatcaaaaaaaaagtcatcaacTCCAATCATATTTCAGTCACAGTCgctcattaaaacattttttccacatagAACTTTTCCTTTTCAAGCACTTTTAATCATTTGTCTGGAAGTTAGCAGAGAAGAAATATTCTAAACTGTCTAAACCATTTTGtaacttaaataaaagtaaattaagtaaTGTTGAACCTGCCAGAGGGTGCTCTGAgcaaacgacaaaaaaaaaaaaatcaaactacagtttctttattttaaggtaTAATGGGCACAGTACACtaaaacagcataaataaactttgtatgacatttttttctccattttacaGAGCTTCACATCTTCAAATGTGTTGGTCATCTACACACATAAATGTCTTTTACAGGCAAACGACTAAAAGTATTACATGCTGGTGTCACAGGAGTCATGGTGGAATATTTGAAGAGTAAATATGAGCTTAATTGATTTTCTGAACCAGGGGTAGAAAAAGGCATAGATGATGGGGTTTAAGCAAGAGTTAAAGTAGAACAAACATATGACAAACGCGGCAGATGAAGCACTCATAGAGTTGCCTTCCCCTGAAAGAGCAACACAGTAATATGGACACATACACAGCAGGAACACCAGCACCACAAGACCAAGAGTCTTTGCTGCTTTCACCTGGGATCTTTTAGCCATTACAGAATGTCGGAGACTGACAGCTGCGACGTGAGAGCGCATGGCACGAGACTGAGACAAGGCTACCACAAACACTCTGAGGTACAAAACTACAATAATGCTGATGGGAACAATGAAGGAAAATGCAAGATCAGCATATCCTGCAATGTAGCTGATGACAAAGGCACACTCTCCGATGCAGGAGTTATACTTACCTGGCTGCTTTAAGTTCTCCATCAGAATCAGACTTTGAAATACCCAAGAACACATCCAGCACAGGAAGATGCAGACCTTTACTCTGCCTCGTGTGATTTTGGTGGAGTAATGCAGGGGGTAACAAATGGCTACGTATCGGTCAAATGATATGAGCACCATGGTTCCTATCGATGAGGAGGTGATAACATATGCTAAATACTGATACACAGTGCACATAATGTCACCGAGAAACCAGCAGCCGTCTATGAGAGCAGtttgaaaaaacaacaggagGCCCACAGAAAAGTCTGAGATGGCCaaagagaggagcaggaggtTGGTGGGAGTGTGCAGCTGCCTGTGGAAGAACACAACAACACTTTTAGACATGTGTATAACTTAACATTAATTACAAAGGCTGGTGAATAAAAGATTCTTAAAAACTCCTGGACGAGTACCTGAAATGTGAGATAGAAATGATGAGCAGCAAGTTTAGAAAGGCTGTTAGGACAGAGATGGAGGACAGCACAATGTATATGAGTACAACCTCAAAGTGAGGAATAGACAACCTCTTGCAGGAGGAGTTGAAGAACTCTGGGAAGCAGAGTTCAGTCTCCTCCAACATCTCTGGTGGAACAAGACTCTAAACTATGGAGacctcagttttgttttttgataacCTGAGTTTATCTCCACCCTCCTCTCCTGTCTCCATGCCTCAGCTGTTTAACCTGCTCCATGGAGATGTAGTGCcgtttcttgatttttttattatcattttttttatgtccaactTCAACAGCTTCCATTCTAGGTTATCTGGCTCCTTTTCAATACTTTTTgagaagttttgaaaatgttgtgcAAGGTTGGAATGACATGTAACTATCCCAAAGCAAGTGATCTTTTCTTATCTATTAGATGTCCAACAGGCAATACAGTATGACGGATATGATGGAATGAGAAAGAAATTCTAACAGCTAATTCAATTTCCCATACAGGGTTAAGTAAAATTATATGTACATAAGATCATAGAAAAGttgaaaaggacagaaaaccATAGAAAAAACATCATGTAGGAAAACAAAGTCTTAGCTAACAATATAACACTTTATAATTAGTGAAAAAGTATATACACTTAGTTGTGTAGTGGTTTAAGGTGGATATGGTTCAATTCAAGTATAGAAAACACCTGCTGGTCAAATGCACAAAACCTTACAGTGGTGAACTGGTCGCAGTCTGAAGTCGTTACTGACTCTCTTTAACTTGGTTATGTACCTGCAGTCCtttgctagattttttttatcagtttctgtGGCAACCAGAGAGTTTCTCTGAATGTACAGACTCAGATCAGTATGGAGCCAGTAAAGAtaaacaggagaagaaaaaatagaaaaaagaactTTCTTGTACTTTTTCTTGAACTTGTACTTTTTCGTGCAAGTAAGATAGTATCTTGTGCAACGCCTTTGCTCTCCTTCAGGTCTTCATGGCTTGAGATTTTTCACAAATGGTTGTGGTTATAACATGACAAGATGTGAAAAGTCTGAATAGGTCAGATTCTCTTTGTATTAAGGCGTTGTGAATGTGCCAGTTGATCCCATCAGTCGGAACATGTCGTTCAGGCCTTGCTGCTATTGTGTTTTCTACTTGCAGGAGCAGTAGCctgtctgtctgcatgtttcttgtttgttcaAAACCTTTCAAGAAATGCAGTCAGAGCAGGTAAAGAGTTCCTGTCTCAAAAGACAAACTTTGAACTTGCTCTGAAATTAGAAAACTGCAGACACTCCATGCTTTCTTCACACATCATGTTGCACTTAACATGCacatgttttattcagtaaaagtaaaaagcaaccTCTGACTGAAACCTGATTCACATAAAAGGTTTTACTTGGTAGACGTAAAAAGGAATGAAACCAACAAGAAAGAGGAAGATTTGAACATATGCTGAAACCTTTACTAGTATGTGAGTATTATACTGATAAAATCTTAACAGTATGCTTTCctgcattatttttgttttcacacaacacacacacacgcacacgcacacacacacgcacgcacactcACATTCTAAGCTCGGGTCCATTGTCTGGGCTCAGGGGAACACTTTC
Encoded here:
- the LOC122840179 gene encoding trace amine-associated receptor 13c-like; its protein translation is MLEETELCFPEFFNSSCKRLSIPHFEVVLIYIVLSSISVLTAFLNLLLIISISHFRQLHTPTNLLLLSLAISDFSVGLLLFFQTALIDGCWFLGDIMCTVYQYLAYVITSSSIGTMVLISFDRYVAICYPLHYSTKITRGRVKVCIFLCWMCSWVFQSLILMENLKQPGKYNSCIGECAFVISYIAGYADLAFSFIVPISIIVVLYLRVFVVALSQSRAMRSHVAAVSLRHSVMAKRSQVKAAKTLGLVVLVFLLCMCPYYCVALSGEGNSMSASSAAFVICLFYFNSCLNPIIYAFFYPWFRKSIKLIFTLQIFHHDSCDTSM